A region from the Fusarium musae strain F31 chromosome 1, whole genome shotgun sequence genome encodes:
- a CDS encoding hypothetical protein (EggNog:ENOG41) yields the protein MTSGSSAGTSCRPPLKQDSTVTTKTGASHLKNWRSGIGRGGVHTTWSATFDALTPLESSMAPVLHKHNIEVIRHLITLRRIGGRILESIYIARGPNGTAMDTTFQQICATSDQIRRDLELWEQQLEAMGLKPSREYSEMKIEYCLLQLLLHRPSPTFMVPSRQMASYCSKAASTAISHWSKIEGEYGISAICRCFRQLHDIILVGLAALYCDW from the exons ATGACCTCTGGCAGCTCAGCCGGTACATCATGTCGGCCGCCATTGAAGCAGGACTCCACCGTCACAACAAAGACTGGGGCTTCACACCTGAAGAACTGGAGATCCGGAATAGGACGTGGTGGTGTGCATACAACCTGGAGCG CCACATTCGATGCCCTTACACCCCTTGAGAGTTCCATGGCCCCTGTTCTCCACAAACATAATATTGAAGTTATTCGTCACTTGATTACGTTGCGGAGGATCGGTGGTCGCATCCTTGAGTCGATCTACATAGCGAGAGGGCCGAACGGCACGGCTATGGATACTACATTCCAGCAGATTTGTGCGACGTCCGATCAAATCCGGCGAGACCTTGAACTCTGGGAGCAGCAATTGGAGGCAATGGGACTGAAGCCATCTCGGGAGTACTccgagatgaagattgagTACTGTCTCTTGCAGCTCCTGTTACACAGGCCATCGCCGACTTTCATGGTGCCATCACGCCAAATGGCGTCTTACTGCTCAAAGGCTGCATCGACTGCAATCAGTCACTGGTCCAAAATCGAGGGCGAATATGGCATTTCTGCTATTTGTCGATGTTTTAGACAATTACATGATATTATCCTTGTCGGACTAGCGGCACTGTACTGCGACTGGTAG